The following coding sequences are from one Musa acuminata AAA Group cultivar baxijiao chromosome BXJ1-6, Cavendish_Baxijiao_AAA, whole genome shotgun sequence window:
- the LOC135676061 gene encoding uncharacterized protein LOC135676061 isoform X2: MWWDGGRFYWGSKEGREGIVVVFAWLSSQERHLKPYVQLYSSFGWRSLVCHIDFLTLFLPEKAASLADGVLRELLQELKISPSPIVFAAFSGGPKGCMYKVLQLIDQQCKGQLDLLVKDSLCGQIYDSTPVDFTSDLGTRFVLHPSVLKRPRPPRVVSWMAKALANGLDTLFISRFEAERADYWQTLYSSVNVGPFLIFCSEDDELAPFQVICNFAQHLQELGGDVKLIKWNSSLHVGHYNLHASDYRAGVSELLVKAATVYSHRRKKSQGLQRHSISQSVCNLHKVAASSNESLKRVAIDPSDHFFLPSSMEYNGTKESSLQTGELFHMQNIPSINAHGVLGQLLFDVCVPKNIEGWDIKPSASLNGRPKFASAHRPRGPFFPMKCIRRSRL; the protein is encoded by the exons ATGTGGTGGGACGGAGGGCGGTTCTACTGGGGGAGTAAGGAGGGGAGGGAGGGGATCGTGGTGGTGTTCGCGTGGTTGTCGAGCCAGGAGAGGCACTTGAAGCCCTACGTGCAGCTCTACTCGTCCTTCGGCTGGCGGTCGCTCGTCTGCCATATCGATTTCCTCACCTT GTTTTTACCTGAGAAGGCTGCATCACTAGCTGATGGTGTACTCAGAGAGCTTCTTCAG GAACTTAAGATTAGTCCATCACCCATTGTATTCGCTGCTTTTTCTGGGGGACCGAAAGGATGCATGTACAAAGTTCTTCAG CTGATTGACCAACAGTGCAAAGGACAACTTGATCTG CTTGTAAAAGACTCTTTATGTGGACAAATATATGACTCCACTCCAGTAGACTTTACAAGTGATTTGGGCACTCGATTTGTTCTTCATCCATCTGTTCTGAAAAGGCCCCGCCCTCCTAGAGTTGTGTCATGGATGGCAAAAGCCTTGGCAAATGGCCTGGACACTCTCTTCATAAGCAGATTTGAAGCAGAACGTGCCGACTATTGGCAGACTCTGTATTCTTCAGTT AATGTTGGCCCATTCCTCATATTTTGTTCCGAAGATGATGAACTTGCTCCCTTCCAAGTCATCTGTAATTTTGCTCAACATCTGCAGGAACTTGGTGGTGATGTTAAACTAATAAAATGGAACAGCTCGCTGCATGTAG GTCATTACAACCTTCATGCATCTGATTATAGAGCTGGTGTGTCTGAGTTGCTTGTCAAGGCAGCTACTGTCTATTCACACAGAAGGAAAAAATCACAGGGTTTGCAGCGTCATTCAATATCTCAGTCAGTTTGCAATCTTCATAAAGTCGCAGCGAGTTCTAATGAGAGCCTAAAAAGAGTAGCAATTGACCCAAGTGATCATTTTTTCTTGCCAAGCTCCATGGAGTACAATGGCACTAAAGAATCAAGCTTGCAGACTGGAGAGCTGTTCCACATGCAGAACATACCAAGCATCAATGCTCATGGTGTTCTGGGCCAGTTGCTTTTTGATGTGTGTGTTCCTAAGAATATAGAAGGCTGGGACATAAAGCCATCCGCCTCGTTGAACGGGAGGCCAAAATTTGCTTCTGCTCATCGTCCACGTGGTCCATTTTTTCCAATGAAATGCATACGGCGATCTCGATTGTAG
- the LOC135675449 gene encoding protein DOG1-like 4 gives MTTIEAGSTEEVAFQVFPWIWLQLMQCVLDGLVDVPREPVHEAEHRALVAEVIDHHASYFLIKSILALRDPAFVLYPPWLSVLARALLWMGGWRPTAALRLVPAGILSAEQAWALEAIRQVTRAEVAVVEEEMRRVQIEGVVGLMMAGRAAVAAVAAAEKAAIERMLARQWTVAVVADSLRMKVLRRVVAVLSPLQAVDFLAAVVRMEISMHQM, from the coding sequence ATGACGACGATCGAAGCCGGCAGCACAGAAGAAGTGGCCTTCCAAGTGTTCCCATGGATATGGCTTCAGCTCATGCAGTGCGTCCTTGACGGGCTTGTGGACGTGCCACGGGAGCCCGTCCACGAGGCCGAGCACCGGGCCCTCGTGGCCGAGGTCATCGACCACCACGCCTCCTACTTCCTGATCAAGTCGATCCTGGCGCTACGCGACCCGGCCTTCGTGCTCTATCCGCCCTGGTTGAGCGTGCTGGCCAGGGCCTTGCTGTGGATGGGAGGCTGGCGGCCGACGGCGGCGTTGCGGCTGGTGCCCGCGGGAATTCTGTCGGCGGAGCAGGCGTGGGCGTTGGAGGCGATTCGTCAGGTTACGAGAGCGGAGGTGGCcgtggtggaggaggagatgaggagggtgcagatcgagggggtagtGGGGTTGATGATGGCAGGGAGGGCTGCGGTAGCGGCGGTGGCGGCTGCCGAGAAGGCAGCGATCGAGAGGATGCTGGCAAGGCAGTGGACGGTGGCTGTGGTGGCTGATTCCTTGCGAATGAAAGTGCTGAGAAGGGTCGTAGCCGTGCTCAGCCCGCTGCAAGCTGTCGACTTCTTGGCTGCCGTAGTGAGGATGGAGATCTCAATGCATCAGATGTAG
- the LOC135676061 gene encoding uncharacterized protein LOC135676061 isoform X1, which translates to MWWDGGRFYWGSKEGREGIVVVFAWLSSQERHLKPYVQLYSSFGWRSLVCHIDFLTLFLPEKAASLADGVLRELLQELKISPSPIVFAAFSGGPKGCMYKVLQLIDQQCKGQLDLHDYQLVKDSLCGQIYDSTPVDFTSDLGTRFVLHPSVLKRPRPPRVVSWMAKALANGLDTLFISRFEAERADYWQTLYSSVNVGPFLIFCSEDDELAPFQVICNFAQHLQELGGDVKLIKWNSSLHVGHYNLHASDYRAGVSELLVKAATVYSHRRKKSQGLQRHSISQSVCNLHKVAASSNESLKRVAIDPSDHFFLPSSMEYNGTKESSLQTGELFHMQNIPSINAHGVLGQLLFDVCVPKNIEGWDIKPSASLNGRPKFASAHRPRGPFFPMKCIRRSRL; encoded by the exons ATGTGGTGGGACGGAGGGCGGTTCTACTGGGGGAGTAAGGAGGGGAGGGAGGGGATCGTGGTGGTGTTCGCGTGGTTGTCGAGCCAGGAGAGGCACTTGAAGCCCTACGTGCAGCTCTACTCGTCCTTCGGCTGGCGGTCGCTCGTCTGCCATATCGATTTCCTCACCTT GTTTTTACCTGAGAAGGCTGCATCACTAGCTGATGGTGTACTCAGAGAGCTTCTTCAG GAACTTAAGATTAGTCCATCACCCATTGTATTCGCTGCTTTTTCTGGGGGACCGAAAGGATGCATGTACAAAGTTCTTCAG CTGATTGACCAACAGTGCAAAGGACAACTTGATCTG CACGACTATCAGCTTGTAAAAGACTCTTTATGTGGACAAATATATGACTCCACTCCAGTAGACTTTACAAGTGATTTGGGCACTCGATTTGTTCTTCATCCATCTGTTCTGAAAAGGCCCCGCCCTCCTAGAGTTGTGTCATGGATGGCAAAAGCCTTGGCAAATGGCCTGGACACTCTCTTCATAAGCAGATTTGAAGCAGAACGTGCCGACTATTGGCAGACTCTGTATTCTTCAGTT AATGTTGGCCCATTCCTCATATTTTGTTCCGAAGATGATGAACTTGCTCCCTTCCAAGTCATCTGTAATTTTGCTCAACATCTGCAGGAACTTGGTGGTGATGTTAAACTAATAAAATGGAACAGCTCGCTGCATGTAG GTCATTACAACCTTCATGCATCTGATTATAGAGCTGGTGTGTCTGAGTTGCTTGTCAAGGCAGCTACTGTCTATTCACACAGAAGGAAAAAATCACAGGGTTTGCAGCGTCATTCAATATCTCAGTCAGTTTGCAATCTTCATAAAGTCGCAGCGAGTTCTAATGAGAGCCTAAAAAGAGTAGCAATTGACCCAAGTGATCATTTTTTCTTGCCAAGCTCCATGGAGTACAATGGCACTAAAGAATCAAGCTTGCAGACTGGAGAGCTGTTCCACATGCAGAACATACCAAGCATCAATGCTCATGGTGTTCTGGGCCAGTTGCTTTTTGATGTGTGTGTTCCTAAGAATATAGAAGGCTGGGACATAAAGCCATCCGCCTCGTTGAACGGGAGGCCAAAATTTGCTTCTGCTCATCGTCCACGTGGTCCATTTTTTCCAATGAAATGCATACGGCGATCTCGATTGTAG
- the LOC135675447 gene encoding protein RESPONSE TO ABA AND SALT 1-like, whose product MTRTGAFGTEVAAIQVILRTWLQLMQSVLDRLVNVPREPVHEAEHRAYVAEAMDHHVSYFFAKSILALRDPAVALCPPRLSLMAKALLWLGGWQPTAALRLVPAGALSAEQSSSLEVIRAVTRAAVAAVEKEMRRVQNDGLVRLMMAGRTAVSAAAVAAAEKAAIGRMVARQWTVAVVADSLRMEVLRRVVAVLSPLQAVDFLADVVRMEISMHQM is encoded by the coding sequence ATGACGAGGACCGGAGCCTTCGGTACAGAAGTGGCAGCCATCCAAGTGATCCTCCGGACATGGCTTCAGCTCATGCAGTCCGTCCTTGACCGGCTTGTGAACGTGCCACGGGAGCCAGTCCACGAGGCCGAGCATCGCGCCTACGTCGCGGAGGCCATGGACCACCACGTCTCCTACTTCTTTGCCAAGTCGATTCTGGCGCTGCGCGACCCGGCCGTCGCGCTCTGTCCGCCCCGGTTGAGCCTGATGGCCAAGGCGTTGCTGTGGTTGGGAGGCTGGCAGCCGACGGCGGCGTTGCGGCTGGTGCCCGCGGGGGCCCTGTCGGCGGAGCAGTCGTCGTCGTTGGAGGTGATTCGTGCGGTGACGAGAGCGGCGGTGGCGGCCGTAGAGAAGGAGATGAGGAGGGTGCAGAACGACGGGTTGGTGCGGTTAATGATGGCGGGGAGGACTGCGGTCTCGGCGGCCGCGGTGGCGGCCGCTGAGAAAGCAGCGATTGGGAGGATGGTGGCAAGACAGTGGACGGTGGCGGTCGTGGCTGATTCCTTGAGAATGGAAGTGCTGAGAAGGGTGGTAGCAGTGCTCAGCCCGCTACAAGCTGTGGACTTCTTGGCTGACGTAGTGAGGATGGAGATCTCAATGCATCAGATGTAG
- the LOC135676060 gene encoding probable inactive heme oxygenase 2, chloroplastic, protein MLWSAPSSSSSSSSSVSSFRAWESLSFPCSKPHSAFPKPSIIFLNPNPERFSVLSSSSPHPPSPLVASTTLPSSTAPVLKKRKRYRKPYPGESEGIVQEMRFVAMRLRNDAGSGEEKEEEQAGGGWETWQPSMEGFLKYLVDSKLVFETIERIVDESTDVAHVYFRNTGLERAASLSKDLEWFSQRDIMIPKPSGQRIGKKVCDMLLEGRELEFYKWDSDVHELLKGTRENLNNLGEHWTRDEKNTCLREAAKSFRYLGQIVRLIIL, encoded by the exons ATGCTGTGGTCCGcgccatcttcctcttcttcttcgtcctcGTCGGTATCTTCTTTTAGGGCTTGGGAATCCCTCTCTTTCCCCTGCTCTAAACCCCATTCAGCATTTCCGAAGCCCAGTATCATCTTCTTGAACCCTAATCCCGAACGCTTCTCCGTCttatcctcctcttctcctcatcCTCCTTCTCCGCTCGTTGCTAGCACTACTCTTCCTTCGTCGACCGCTCCGGTGTTGAAGAAGCGGAAGAGGTACCGCAAGCCCTACCCCGGGGAGAGCGAGGGCATCGTTCAGGAGATGAGGTTCGTCGCCATGAGGCTTCGCAACGACGCTGGCAgcggagaagagaaagaggaggagcagGCCGGCGGCGGTTGGGAGACATGGCAGCCGAGCATGGAAGGCTTCCTCAAGTATTTGGTCGACAGCAAGCTGGTGTTCGAGACTATCGAGCGTATTGTGGACGAGTCCACCGATGTCGCCC ATGTTTATTTCAGAAATACTGGTCTTGAGCGGGCTGCTAGTCTTTCAAAAgacttagagtggttcagtcaaagagATATTATGATTCCAAAACCAA GTGGACAGAGGATAGGTAAAAAG GTTTGTGACATGCTTTTGGAAGGAAGGGAACTTGAGTTCTACAAATGGGACAGTGATGTTCATGAATTGTTGAAAGGCACGAGGGAGAATCTCAACAACCTAGGAGAA CATTGGACCCGAGATGAAAAGAATACCTGTCTAAGGGAAGCAGCTAAGTCATTCCGGTATTTGGGGCAAATTGTGCGCTTGATCATTTTGTAA